Proteins encoded within one genomic window of Rhododendron vialii isolate Sample 1 chromosome 1a, ASM3025357v1:
- the LOC131326393 gene encoding uncharacterized protein LOC131326393 translates to MKKQGNGHFPDDCWELIFQKLREDDDCDLDSISLVSKRFLSISNRVKLNLKVEGVTLPLLENLLQRFPHIKRIVINTYAQKDTDGLVDKIAEFGVLNLEAIKFGGWTEPPRDGFTALAFNNNVKNTLKVLDCSGLIYMQDNDLVLIGVCFPRLEELRISVRNSTAYDMAAAGISCITDDGVDALASKLKELKQIAFTGNACFITDKSLISLSTKCIKLRKISLRIWGISQHRVTGDGIGFVMQHSPNLTSLSLQLWSSNSSQHSAFSFPVENAFTNAKNLYSLTMSRDLISDKHICLLAKARPPLKKLKFIVIKDQYSEIHGGLKMLLQVCQLTLEKLTLRGWPLTDTSMDDLAKYLSNLTYINLDSSIGLTSITFYNLTKSCPLLETLKMAHTRGQEMDNFSPNYLHEHYCMRHLDICGNSWLIDMTLQNIGQVCPNLQFLDVSHCLHLSYFGIGEVLRRCPAITQLHIDCLEVSDVFGCCSDYSAVNLKTLKANVPRLNDDGMAMIGNKCRNLQYLHIGFCEEVTDKGVMEVVRNCERPREITLIGCKEVSEQVINRALSFGCRLVKLS, encoded by the coding sequence ATGAAGAAACAAGGAAATGGTCACTTCCCAGATGATTGCTGGGAACTTATATTTCAAAAACTTAGAGAAGATGATGATTGCGACTTGGATTCGATATCTTTGGTCTCAAAGCGATTTCTTTCTATATCCAATCGGGTGAAGCTTAACTTAAAGGTAGAAGGCGTCACACTCCCTCTACTAGAGAATCTTCTTCAAAGATTTCCACACATCAAAAGAATAGTCATCAACACTTATGCCCAGAAAGACACAGATGGGCTGGTTGATAAGATTGCAGAGTTCGGAGTGTTGAATCTCGAAGCCATAAAATTTGGTGGTTGGACAGAACCTCCGCGAGATGGTTTTACAGCACTGGCGTTCAATAACAATGTAAAGAACACTTTGAAGGTATTGGATTGCTCTGGACTGATCTATATGCAAGACAACGATTTGGTTTTGATAGGAGTTTGTTTCCCGCGGCTAGAGGAATTAAGGATTAGTGTGCGTAACTCTACAGCCTACGATATGGCTGCGGCAGGTATAAGTTGTATAACTGATGATGGTGTTGATGCATTGGCATCGAAGCTTAAAGAGTTGAAGCAGATTGCATTTACTGGTAATGCTTGTTTCATAACTGATAAATCgcttatttctctttccacaaAATGTATAAAACTAAGGAAAATCAGTCTTCGCATATGGGGCATCAGTCAACATCGTGTGACTGGAGATGGAATTGGTTTTGTGATGCAGCATAGTCCCAATTTGACCTCTCTCTCGCTACAACTGTGGTCATCAAACTCATCACAACATTCTGCATTCTCTTTTCCAGTGGAAAACGCGTTCACCAATGCCAAAAATCTGTATTCTCTCACCATGAGTCGAGATCTCATTTCGGACAAGCATATTTGTTTACTCGCAAAAGCACGTCCTCCATTAAAAAAGCTCAAGTTCATTGTCATCAAGGACCAGTATTCTGAAATCCATGGTGGATTAAAAATGCTTTTGCAAGTGTGTCAACTGACACTGGAAAAGTTAACCCTAAGGGGGTGGCCACTCACAGACACAAGTATGGACGATTTAGCAAAGTATCTCTCTAATCTAACTTATATAAATCTGGATTCTTCGATTGGGTTGACTAGTATCACCTTTTACAACCTCACAAAAAGTTGCCCTTTACTTGAAACACTTAAGATGGCACACACGAGAGGACAAGAGATGGAtaatttttctccaaattatTTGCATGAACACTATTGTATGCGACACCTTGATATTTGCGGGAATAGTTGGTTGATTGATATGACACTCCAGAACATTGGGCAAGTTTGTCCAAATCTTCAGTTCCTTGATGTAAGTCATTGTCTCCACCTCTCCTATTTTGGCATTGGAGAAGTTTTGAGGAGATGCCCCGCCATAACGCAACTGCATATTGATTGTCTTGAGGTTTCAGATGTTTTTGGATGCTGTTCTGACTATTCTGCAGTGAATTTGAAGACTTTGAAAGCTAATGTGCCACGACTTAATGACGATGGAATGGCAATGATTGGAAATAAGTGTCGAAATCTCCAATATTTGCACATTGGATTTTGCGAAGAAGTGACAGATAAAGGGGTAATGGAGGTGGTGAGGAATTGTGAAAGACCGCGAGAAATAACTCTAATTGGGTGTAAAGAAGTGAGTGAACAGGTGATAAACAGAGCCTTGTCCTTCGGATGCCGGCTTGTCAAACTTTCATGA
- the LOC131326400 gene encoding uncharacterized protein LOC131326400, whose product MKKQRHGYNLPDDCWELIFQKLREDDERDMYSISLVSKQFLSISNRVKLSLNVHDETLPLLPNLLRRFQLIKSIVINTYNHQDIDGVVHQISQSGFLNLQAIKFWCTSVPPRDGFKALALNKNIKNNLKVLDCSRLISMQDKDLVLIADSFPELEELRISVRDDMYDDDEVAARITDDGVDALASKLKELKKIVFQGNACFITDQSLISLSSNCVKPREISLLINGSAQHNLTEGGIDFVVRHSRNLTSLSLELQSIQPSAFSSMMENPFTHAKNLHSLTMTQKLFSDKRICLVAKAHPPLKKLNVLMGFMGQYPKIYGALKMLLQACQSTLEELTLGGWYLRDAAITDLAPYLSNLTSIHLHDHALTNVTFYTLTKYCPLLEKLIMAHSRGQVMDTFPRGYSHKNYRMQHLDISGNTLLNDTALENFGQVCPNLQFLCVCKCMCLTNVGIGEILRRCPKIMQLNINGLQVSDIFRRYSDDHSVLNLKTLEARMTEIDDKGMAMIGNRCRNLQYLDICYCNEVTNKGVMEVVTNCARLRDIDLIGCQKVSTYISPEMAFSRRRSFSHEVVTVLVNR is encoded by the coding sequence ATGAAGAAACAACGACATGGTTATAACTTGCCAGATGATTGCTGGGAACTCATATTCCAAAAACTGAGAGAAGACGATGAGCGTGACATGTATTCGATATCTTTGGTCTCAAAGCAGTTCCTTTCGATATCTAATCGAGTGAAGCTTAGCTTGAACGTACACGACGAGACACTCCCTCTACTCCCGAATCTTCTTCGAAGATTTCAACTCATCAAAAGCATAGTCATCAACACCTATAATCACCAGGACATAGATGGAGTCGTTCATCAGATTTCACAGTCTGGTTTTTTGAATCTCCAAGCTATCAAGTTTTGGTGTACAAGTGTACCTCCGCGAGATGGTTTTAAGGCATTGGCGTTGAATAAGAATATAAAGAACAATCTGAAGGTATTGGATTGCTCTCGACTGATCTCTATGCAAGACAAGGATTTGGTTCTGATAGCAGATTCGTTCCCAGAGCTAGAGGAACTCAGGATTAGTGTGCGTGATGATATGTACGATGATGATGAGGTTGCGGCACGAATAACCGATGATGGTGTAGATGCCTTGGCATCAAAGCTTAAGGAATTGAAGAAGATTGTTTTTCAAGGTAATGCTTGTTTCATTACTGATCAATCGCTTATTTCTCTATCCTCAAATTGTGTGAAACCTAGGGAAATTAGTCTTTTGATAAACGGTAGTGCTCAACACAATTTGACTGAAGGCGGCATTGATTTTGTAGTGCGGCATAGTCGCAATTTGACCTCTCTCTCGCTAGAATTGCAGTCGATACAACCTTCTGCGTTCTCTTCTATGATGGAAAACCCGTTCACCCACGCCAAAAATCTGCATTCTCTCACCATGACTCAAAAACTCTTTTCAGACAAGCGTATTTGTTTAGTCGCAAAAGCACATCCTCCATTAAAGAAACTCAATGTACTGATGGGCTTCATGGGCCAGTATCCCAAAATCTATGGGGCATTAAAAATGCTTTTGCAGGCATGTCAATCGACACTGGAAGAGCTAACCCTTGGAGGTTGGTACCTCAGAGACGCGGCTATAACCGATTTGGCTCCGTATCTCTCTAATCTGACTTCTATACATCTTCATGACCATGCTTTGACCAATGTCACCTTTTATACCCTCACAAAATATTGTCCTTTACTTGAAAAACTAATAATGGCACATTCGAGAGGACAAGTGATGGATACTTTTCCCCGGGGTTACTCACATAAAAACTACCGAATGCAACACCTTGATATCTCCGGGAATACGTTGTTGAATGATACAGCACTTGAAAACTTTGGGCAAGTTTGTCCAAATCTACAATTTCTGTGTGTATGTAAATGTATGTGCCTCACCAATGTAGGCATTGGGGAAATTTTGAGGAGATGCCCTAAAATAATGCAACTGAATATCAATGGTCTTCAAGTTTCAGATATTTTTAGGAGATATTCTGATGATCATTCTGTACTGAATTTGAAGACTTTGGAAGCTCGCATGACAGAAATTGATGACAAAGGAATGGCAATGATCGGAAATAGGTGTCGAAATCTCCAATATTTGGACATATGTTATTGCAATGAAGTGACAAATAAAGGGGTAATGGAGGTGGTGACGAACTGCGCAAGATTGAGGGATATAGATCTAATCGGGTGTCAAAAAGTGAGCACCTATATTTCGCCTGAGATGGCGTTTTCAAGGCGGAGATCATTTAGCCACGAAGTTGTGACGGTCTTAGTGAACAGATGA
- the LOC131326407 gene encoding F-box/LRR-repeat protein 4-like, which translates to MNKQGHGHFPDDCWELIFQKLREDDERHLGSISLVSKRFLSISNRVKLSLKYVNNETLPLLPNLLQRFRHIEAIVIHNNPRKDIDGLVDLISRSGVLNLQAIRFRWCMTEPPRDGFKALALNKNIKNNMKVLDCSGFISIQDSDLVLIADCFPRLEELRIHPVMYIGNDKFAARITDDGVEALASKLKQLKEIALEGHACFITDQSLISLSTNCVELSKISIWQSERGQHNVTVGGIDFVMRHSPNLTSLSLDLSPLQPSAFSFSKENAFTNAKNLHSLTMCRQLISSKNICLVAKAHPPLKMLKLVGFEGQYFEIHGALKLLLQACQLTLEDLTLACWSLIDTGISDLAQHLSNLTFIDLHGSSRLTSATFYTLTKSCPLLQILKMAYTRGLEMNFFFFRIIYRKTIICNTLISPGINVFPNLQFLDVSYCEQLTFFSIEEVLRRCPFITQLNINHLKVSCVFGRYSDHFVVNLKTLKARETQINDEGMSMIGNRCRNLQHLDIGCCENVTDKGVMEVVRNCERLSHTTLVGCTNVSTDILLQMVSSRPSLGNIEPPCFGDLSEEMINGALSSGCRLAAKSPHSSSN; encoded by the exons ATGAATAAACAAGGACATGGCCACTTCCCAGATGATTGCTGGGAACTTATATTCCAAAAACTTAGAGAAGATGATGAGCGTCACTTGGGTTCGATATCTTTGGTCTCAAAGCGGTTCCTTTCGATATCTAATCGGGTGAAGCTTAGCTTGAAATATGTAAACAACGAGACACTCCCTCTACTTCCGAATCTTCTTCAAAGATTTCGACACATTGAAGCCATAGTCATCCACAATAATCCCCGCAAGGACATAGACGGACTCGTTGATCTGATTTCACGGTCTGGTGTATTGAATCTCCAAGCCATAAGGTTTCGTTGGTGTATGACGGAACCTCCACGAGATGGTTTTAAGGCATTGGCGTTGAATAAGAATATAAAGAACAATATGAAGGTATTGGATTGCTCTGGATTTATCTCTATCCAAGACAGCGATTTGGTTTTGATAGCGGATTGTTTCCCACGGCTAGAGGAACTCAGGATTCATCCGGTTATGTATATAGGCAATGATAAGTTTGCGGCACGAATAACAGATGATGGTGTGGAGGCACTGGCATCAAAGCTTAAGCAGTTGAAGGAGATTGCGTTGGAAGGTCATGCTTGTTTCATTACTGACCAATCGCTTATTTCTCTGTCCACAAATTGTGTGGAACTGAGTAAAATTAGTATTTGGCAAAGCGAAAGAGGTCAACATAATGTGACTGTTGGCGGCATTGATTTTGTGATGCGGCATAGTCCCAATTTGACCTCTCTCTCGCTAGATTTGTCACCATTACAACCTTCTGCATTCTCTTTTTCGAAGGAAAATGCGTTCACCAATGCCAAAAATCTGCATTCTCTAACTATGTGTCGACAACTCATTTCAAGCAAGAATATATGTTTAGTTGCAAAAGCACATCCTCCATTAAAGATGCTCAAGCTCGTTGGCTTTGAGGGCCAGTATTTTGAAATCCATGGCGCATTAAAATTGCTTTTGCAGGCATGTCAGTTGACATTGGAAGACCTAACCTTAGCATGTTGGTCCCTCATAGACACAGGTATAAGTGATTTGGCTCAACATCTCTCTAATCTTACTTTTATAGATCTTCATGGATCTTCTAGGTTGACTAGTGCCACCTTTTACACCCTCACGAAAAGTTGTCCTTTACTTCAAATACTTAAGATGGCATATACAAGAGGACtagagatgaattttttttttttccggattATTTACCGAAAAACTATCATATGCAACACCTTGATATCTCCGGGAATAAATG TTTTCCCGAATCTCCAATTCCTCGATGTAAGTTATTGTGAACAACTCACCTTCTTTAGCATTGAAGAAGTTTTGAGGAGATGCCCTTTTATCACACAACTGAATATCAACCATCTCAAGGTTTCATGTGTTTTTGGGAGATACTCTGACCACTTTGTAGTGAATTTGAAGACTTTGAAAGCTCGTGAAACCCAAATTAATGACGAAGGAATGTCAATGATTGGAAATAGGTGTCGAAATCTCCAACATTTGGACATTGGATGCTGCGAAAACGTGACAGATAAAGGGGTAATGGAGGTGGTGAGGAATTGTGAAAGACTGAGTCATACAACTTTAGTTGGGTGTACAAATGTGAGCACCGATATTTTACTTCAGATGGTGTCATCAAGGCCCTCCCTTGGGAACATTGAGCCACCATGCTTTGGTGATCTCAGTGAAGAGATGATAAACGGAGCCCTGTCATCTGGATGCCGGCTTGCCGCAAAGTCACCCCACTCTTCTTCGAATTGA